The DNA sequence CTGGTCCTCTGCGGCAAGCAGGCGATCGACAACGACATGAACGCCACCGGTCAAATGCTGGCGGCGCTCATGGGCTGGAGCCAGGCGACCTTCGCATCCGAGATCAGCATCGACGGCGACAAGGCCAAGGTCACGCGCGAAGTGGACGGCGGTTTGCAGACCATCGAAGTCTCGATGCCCACCGTCGTCACCGTGGACCTGCGCCTGAACGAGCCGCGCTATGCCTCGCTGCCCAACATCATGAAGGCCAAGAAAAAGCCGCTGGATGAAAAAACCCCCGCCGATTACGGCGTCGAGGTTTCCAACCGGCTTGAGATCGTCAAGACGGCAGAGCCCGAGGCGCGCGCCGCGGGTGAAATGGTGCCCGATGTGGACACGCTGGTGGCGAAACTCAAAGAAAAGGGAGTTGTGTAATGGCTGTTCTTCTTCTCGCGGAAGTCACCGACGGCGAACTGTCGATGGATGCCACCGCCAAGGCCGTGACCGCGGCCAAGTCGCTGGGTGACGTGACCGTGCTCTGCGCTGGCGGGTCTGCCGCCGCCGCGGGCGAAGCCGCCGCCAAAATCGACGGTGTCGCCAAGGTTCTGGTGGCCGAGGACGCGACACTGGGCCACCGGCTGGCGGAATCCACCGCTGCGCTGATCGTAAGCCTTGCGGATGACTACGAGCACATCGTCGCCCCCGCCACCACCGACGCCAAGAACGTCATGCCCCGTGTTGCGGCGCTGCTGGACGTGATGATCATCTCCGACGCCTCGGGCGTGGTCGACGGCGACACTTTCGAGCGTCCGATCTATGCGGGCAACGCGATCCAGACCGTCAAATCCTCCGACGCGAAAAAGGTCGTCACCTTCCGTACCTCTACTTTCGACGCGGCGGGCGACGGCGGCTCCGCCTCGGTCGAGACGGTGAACGCAGCGGACGATCCCGGCCTGTCGAGCTGGGTCGAGGACAAAGTCGCCGAAAGCGACCGCCCCGACCTGACCTCGGCTGGCGTGGTTGTCTCCGGCGGCCGTGGCGTTGGCTCCGAAGAGGACTTTGCCCTGATCGAGAAACTGGCGGACAAGCTCGGCGCCGCCGTCGGCGCGTCACGCGCGGCGGTCGACAGCGGTTATGCCCCGAACGACTGGCAGGTCGGCCAGACCGGCAAGGTCGTGGCACCGGATCTCTACGTGGCCGTCGGCATCTCCGGCGCGATCCAGCACCTTGCGGGCATGAAGGATTCCAAGGTCATCGTCGCCATCAACAAGGACGAGGAAGCGCCGATCTTCCAGGTGGCGGACTATGGCCTGGTCGCGGACCTCTTCGAGGCCGTGCCCGAGCTGATGGAGAAACTCTGATCTGAGCCGGTCCGCCGGACCGTTTCGGAAACATGTTCAAGGCCCGCCCCTTTGGCGGGCCTTGTCCGTTTCAGGTGCCTGGCCCGTCAGGCGCCGCGGAATGCCCCGGCCAGCACTTTGGCGCATTCCGCATGGGCCATCGGCCCCAGCATCCGGCGCGCGGCCAACTCCTCCATCGGGGCGAAAACCATTCCTTCCGTTCCGCTGGCCAACGCCTCGGGCGACACCACCGCCTCGACCAGGTTTGCGGCACGGTCCGCCACCTCAGCCAGCATCCCCGCGGTCACAAAGAACGGGCCGAAGCCCGCCTCCCCCACAGTGGCGAGATCGACAGGCGACGGACGGCGATCCGAAAACCAGAGCAACGTACACTTCCTGCCAATCTGCCCCAGCAGCAATTTCATTCGTGCCACCCATGCCCGCTGCAACTCGCGGCGGACAACCGCGAACCGCTCTGCAGACACTTTCTCCAGACGGCTCAGTAAATGGCCGGTGAAATGAAAATCTGCGAAATCCACCTCCGGATAGATGGACTGCAACAATGGCGAGGGGGCCACGAACCGGTCGTTGCGGCGCGGATGGACGGTATAGAACCGGTTCGACATGTTCTGCACCCCCATGACCTGCAGAACGACCGCATCTGCCCGCTGAGCCGCACCGACCACAAAAGGATCATGCACGAAGGTGTCGATCCCGGCATTGGGCTGACCGAAATTCACGCAAGGCCGTTCCAGCACCTGCTCGACCAAGGCGGGGAACGGCGTTTCGATGAACCTGCCGTAGGTTCGCGTCCCGCCCAGAAAGGCGATGTAGGGGTCCGTCAGATCGCGCGCCGGCCCCCGGAACATCAGTTTCGACCGCGCATATCGGCACGGAAAGTAATCAAGGGCCCCCGGCCCCAGCATATCATAGGTCATCCAACCCACCTCATCTAACTCACCCGCAGACAAGATGACCCGCACCGGCTTGCGATTCCGTAAATGGCAGAATTTGCCGAGCCTTTTAGGCACCGGCGGCCCTTGCGGCACCCTGCCCGCAGGCCTTAATGTGACCTGAACTCAGAAAAAGGGACGGGTCATGGGCATCCAGACAATCGGTATCGTAGGCGCAGGACAGATGGGCAATGGCATCGCCCACGTGATGGCGCTTGCCGGTTACGACGTCAAACTCACGGATGTTTCGGAAGATGCCCTGCGCAAGGCGATTGAGGTCATTGACGGAAACCTCGAACGCCAGGTCAAGCGCGAGAAAGTCACCGCCGAAGACAAGGCCGCGGCCATGGGTCGCATCCAGACGACGACCACCTTGTCCGACCTCGGGGCGAGCGATCTGATCATCGAAGCCGCGACCGAGCGCGAGACGGTGAAACAGGCCATCTTCGAAGACCTGATCCCCCATCTGAAACCAGAGACGATCCTGACATCGAACACCTCTTCGATCTCGATCACCCGGCTGGCAAGCCGGACGGACCGGCCGGAGAAATTCATGGGGTTCCACTTCATGAATCCGGTCCCGGTGATGCAGCTGGTGGAATTGATCCGCGGAATTGCCACGGATGAGGAGACCTTCAAGGCCTGCGCCGAAGTGGTTGAGAAGCTGAACAAGACCGCCGCCTCAGCCGAGGATTTTCCGGCCTTCATCGTCAACCGCATCCTGATGCCGATGATCAACGAGGCGGTCTATACGCTGTACGAAGGCGTGGGGTCGGTGAAATCCATCGACAGTTCCATGAAGCTGGGCGCGAACCATCCGATGGGGCCGCTGGAACTGGCCGATTTCATCGGGCTGGACACCTGCCTTGCGATCATGAACGTCCTGCACGACGGGCTGGCGGACACCAAGTACCGCCCCTGCCCGCTGCTGACCAAGTATGTCGAGGCCGGCTGGCTGGGACGCAAGACCCAGCGCGGCTTCTATGACTACCGCGGCGACGAGCCCATACCGACCCGCTGACGCCCCGTCAGCGGCGCTGTCAGTCCTTCAGGGCAAGGGTCTGCGCCCGGAGCCAGGTCATGAAACCGCGCGGGTCATCGGCAAAGCGGTCGATTTCGGCCTGGTCGATCGGATGGCCCACTACGGGCGCCTGCGGCTTGTTGCAGGCATGAACGATCTCATGCAACAGCAGCCCCTGGCGCAGTATCGGGCTAAGCTGATTGGCGATCTGGTAGGCACGGCTGTTCTGCCCGGGAAACTTCATCGGCACCACCGTGGCACCCGAGCGGCGGATCATCTTGGCGGTGAACACGTTCCATTCCGCCTCGACGGCGGGACCCCACCATGTCTCTGACGCGGCCACCACGCCCGAGGGGAACAGCGCGACAACACCCCCGTCCCTCAGGTGCGCCATCGCTTTTGCCCGCATCTCAACCCCTTTGCGCTGCGCATCCGGGTCGTGCGGAAACGGCACCGGGATCATGAAGCTGCCCGCCACCTCGTCGATGGAGGTCAGCAGCGACCTTGTCAGGATGCGATAATCCGACCGGACACGCCCGATCAGGTCGGCAAAGATCATCCCGTCGACCATCCCATGCGGATGGTTCGCCACAACCACCACCGGACCCTCACGCGGAATACGGTCCAGTTGTTCCTGTGGTGTGGTCAGGTCGATGCCCATCGTATCGAGCGCCGCGCGCCAGAACGCCTGACCCGACGGCGCGCCACGTTTCTCGAACTGGCGGATCATGCGCAGGATTGACAGCTTGCCCGTAAAAAGCTCCATCACGCTGATGACGCGCGCCTTCCAGGGATCATCGAACGTGGAGGCATACGACAGGCTGCGACGGTCATATTTGTTGAACGAAACCGTCTCGCCTTGGGCGGTGTTCACCCTTGCATTCCCGTTCGTCAAAGATTGGGTCTCATCCGCCAAGCAACATTACCTCTGTCATAGGGGCATCGGCGGAGTCAGTATCCTTCCCCGAACTTATCCGCAACCAGTGCCGTCAGCGCCTCGGCCAGTGCATCTGCATCGGGGCCCGAGGTCTGGATGTCAATAGTGCTACCACGGGAGGCCGCCAACATCAAAAGACCCATGATGCTGTCACCCGAGGCCGACATGCCGCCCTTGCTGACCTCGGCGCGCGCGTCAAAGGCTTCTACCACCTCCACGAGCTTTGCCGAGGCACGGGCATGCAGCCCCTTTTCATTCACGATCTTGACGGAAATTTCTGTCATCTGACTGGTCGGGCTTTCTAATGCGTGCTCACATTCTGGCTGTCGATGTATTTCTTACCAGCTTCGAGCGCCGCGCGCACGGCATCAGGTACATCCATTTGGCGGGATTTGGCCAGTTTGATCAGCATGGGAAGATTGGCCCCGTATAGGATCCGCCGGTTGGCCTGTTTGCAGGCCAGAAGCGACAGATTCGAAGGTGAGCCGCCGAAAAGGTCCGTCACCACCACCACGCCCGCACCCTGATCAACCTCGTCCGCCGCCACACAGATCTCTTTCTGCTTGGCCTCGCGGTCGTGATCGGCGTGGATCGCGATGGCGCGGACCCCATTTTGCGACCCCACGACATGTTCGATGGCCGACAGATACTCCTGTGCCAATCCTCCATGCGCTACGATCACGATACCAATCAAGTGGGGGCCTCTGCTATCCGTTGGCGGTCCAGTTCGCGATGCCTAATTGACACCGGCCACCCGGCCTCTGCAAGACGCAAAGCATGATCTTCGGCCATGGTCACGGAACGGTGTTGCCCGCCGGTACAGCCGAAGGCGATGGAAATATGCGACTTACCTTCCTCCCGGTAGGCTGGCAACAGATACACGCTGAGGTCCAGTACCTTTTGCGCAAAATCCGCGAAACGAGTGTCTTGTTTCACATAGTCGGCAACTGCCGCGTCGGTTCCGTTCAACGCCTTCAGCGGCTTCTCGTAATGCGGATTGCGCAGGAAACGACAGTCGTAGACAATATCGACCCCCCTTGGCACCCCGCGCTTGTAGGAGAAAGACTGCACCGATACGGCAAGGTGGTGCTGACCGCCGGGCACGAACCATTTTTCGATGTCTTCGCGCAGGCGGTGAATACTGTAGGACGTCGTGTCGATCAGGATGTCCGCGCGGTTGCGGATCGGCGCCAGCAGGTCACGTTCGCGCCGGATTCCTTCCTCCGGCTGGTCCACAGGGGCAAGCGGATGGCGGCGGCGGGTCTCGGAAAACCGTTGCAGCAGCACATCCGTCGAACAGTCGAGATACAGCAGTTCCGAAATCACGTCGGGTGCCGCCGCAAGCTGACGCAGCAGGTCCATCATCGCATCGAGCGAAAAGTCCCGGTTGCGCGGGTCGATCCCCAGCGCCATCGGGCTTTCCCGGGCAGGCGCGGCCAGCAAGGCGGGCATCAATCGCAGGGGCAGGTTGTCAATCGCCTCGAACCCCGCATCCTCCAGCACATTGAGGGCGGTCGATCGCCCCGCACCGGCCTGCCCCGTGACCAGCACGATATGCGGTCGCGTGCTGCGCGGATCGGTCGGCCCGGCTGATTCACTTTGGCTCATGGCGCCGAATTTATGCTGCAACGCAGATAAAGCAAGATGGCGGGTGCAAACTGTGGTCCCTCAACCCGGTGCAGGCAGGGCAGTTCACGCCCGTGAACAAAGGCGGTCCGCTGCGGCGGCAGCCGCTCTTCCTCGGTGTGTGACATGTCGACAACCAGCGCCAGCGGGGTCGGTCCCGCAGAAGGCAGCCGCAGGATGCCGACACCCCGCGCCTCGATCAGGCCCGAAATGGTTTCAGGAGCCTGCGCAATCACATTGTCGCCCTCCCGCACAACCCGCGTTCTGTCGTCCGCGACCAGGTCCGCGCCCAGGGCAATCAATTGCAGCGCCAGAGCGGATTTGCCCGACCCGGAAGGTCCGATAATCAGAACACCCCGATCGCCCACACGGACGGTGCTGCCATGCAGGATGTCGGCGCCTTGGGTCAGGTCGGCAAACCGACAACGAAACGCGCACCCAGCGGATCGGAGGTGATGTCGGCTTCTGTCGGGCGGATATTTTCGGCCCAGATCACGCCGCCATGTGCCTCTACAATCTGTTTGGAAATCGCGAGGCCAAGGCCCGAGTTGTTTCCGAAATGCTCTTCGGGCCGCTGCGAATAGAAGCGGGTAAAGATCTTGGAGAGCGCCTGTTCGGGGATGCCGGGTCCTGTATCCTCGACCACAACCAGCACACGGTTCTCGCGCTTGCGCGCCCAGACCCGGATGGCATCGCCGTCCTCGCAGAAGGAAATCGCATTGGTGATCAGGTTGACAAATACCTGTGCCAGCCGGGCCTCCAGCCCATGCACAAGGATCGGATCGGGCGGCAGATCGGTGATAAAGTCGATGCCTTTCGCCTTCGCTTCCTCGCCCAGATACTGGTTGAGGTTGCCGATCATGTTGAGCAGGTTGAACTGCTCTTCCTCTTCCTTGACCAGTTCCGAATCCAGCCGCGAGGCGTTTGAAATGTCGCTGACCAGCCGATCCAGCCGCCGCACGTCATGGTCGATCACGTCCAGCAGCTTTTCGCGCTGATCCTCACGCTTGACCATCCGCAGCGTGCCCACCGCCGACCGCAGAGAGGCGAGAGGATTCTTGATCTCGTGCGCCACGTCCGCCGCGAATTGTTCGTTGCCGTCGATCCGATTGTACAGTGCCGACACCATGCCGCGCAGCGCACCCGACAGGCGGCCGATCTCGTCCGGGCGGGCCGTCAGATCGGGGATGCGGATGCGGCCCGGGTTCATCTTGCGCGCATTCTTGTCGCGGCCCAGCTCCGCCGCCGCCGACAGATCCGCAAGGGGATTGGCGATGGTCGATGCCAGCACAAGGCTCAGCCCGATGGACACGACAGTTGCGATCACGAACATTTGCAGCACGCGCTCACGCTCGCCGCGCACCAGACGATCGATTTCGCCGGCGGCCGACGCGATGGCCACGAACCCAACAGCCTGGCCGTTCTGCAGGATCGGCGTCATCACCGTGAACAATGTACCGCCGTCCGCGTCGAGTTCTTTTTCGATCCGGGTACCGCTTTCGGCCACGGCGGGGATCATGACCTTCAAACGGTCTTCTATGGGAACGTCTGCTTCTTCGGCCCCGCCAAAGGGCGCCGACAGCTTGGCCCACAACCAGCTCAGGGCGTCGGTCAGAACGGTGCGGTCGTCGATCCCCTCTGCGCCGACCACGGGAATCATCGCGCCCTCAACCTGAGAAACGAGAGTTTCGGCGGCGTCATAGACATAGACGTCAACACCGCTGCGCAGATCAAGCGCCGCCAGTGTCCCGGCGACATCCACACCGTCGCCAGTGGCCATGTTCACCGGCGCGTTGGCGGGCAGCTGCGCCTCGAAAACGTCCGCGATCAGTTCGCTCTCTGAAACGAGGGCGGAGGCACGCTGCACGGCGAGGCTGTCGCGCGAGGAATTGAGATAGAGGATGCCCGCCACCAGCACGTTCAGCGCAATCAGGTTGAACGTGATGATCTTGCGGGTCAGCGGGGATGAGCGCAACGAGAACAGGCTGCGCCGCTCCCGGCGCGACCGCATTTCGTCGGGCGACTCATTGTCCGGCGCGATCCAGTCGTCGCCCAGAACAATGTCGCCGTCGCGCGAAGATGTGCTCGTGTCCCGCACAAAATTCCTTTCGGCAATCGCCAAGGGCCCGCTCTATTCTTCGTTATACCTGTAGCCGATACCGTAGAGCGTCTCAATCGCAGAGAATTCCGAGTCGGCTGAGCGCATCTTCTTGCGCAGGCGCTTGATGTGGCTGTCGATGGTCCGGTCATCCACATAGACCTGATCATCATAGGCCACGTCCATCAGCTGATCCCGCGACTTCACGAAACCGGGGCGTTGCGCCAGTGCCTGAAGCAGCAGGAACTCTGTCACCGTCAGCGACACTTCCTTGCCCTTCCAGCTGACCGCGTGGCGCAGCGGGTCCATGCGCAGATCGCCGCGTTCCATCACCTTGGTCTCTTCGGTATCGCCGACTTCGCCGGTTTCCACCGCGTCCTGACGACGCAAGAGTGCGCGGATGCGTTCAACCAGCAGACGCTGCGAGAACGGCTTTTTCACGTAGTCGTCAGCCCCCATCCGCAGACCCAGAACTTCGTCGATCTCGTCATCCTTCGAGGTCAGAAAGATAATCGGCATTGCGGTCTTCTGGCGCAGACGCTGCAACAGGTCCATTCCATCCATACGCGGCATCTTGATGTCGAGCACCGCCATGTCCGGCAGCTTTTTGTTGAAGGCGTCCAGCGCCGCCTGTCCATCATTGTAGGTTTCCACTTCGAAACCTTCGGCCTCCAGAGTCATCGAGACGGACGTCAGGATATTCCTGTCGTCGTCAACCAATGCAATTTTAGACATTGCCTGCTTCCTTGTGCTGCTCAATAATCGTTTTTGATTTTTGACCATAAGACCCCGATTGTGGCGGGCGAATCAATCTCAAACTACGAATCACCGCGTTTCCTCACATAATTCGGCCATAATTTGGTTAGGGATGACTAAATTGCCGCACTTCACCACGCCTTCAGGCATCTACCCTTGGGTGGTCCGCGGGAAAGGCAAGGCCGGTATCTGCTCGCATTTCGGCAAAGTTTGCGATGGTGGCGCTAACGTCGTCAAACCTGCCTGTTCATATCAGAAGACCTCGTGCTAAGAGGCGCTGCATGACCCCAGATGGTCGTGGGCAGACCGCCTGACCAACGTTGATTTGCGCACTCCCAGCGCGCCTGCAGGAGAAATTACATGACATTTGGACGGGTAAACCCGCAGTTCCGCCTCGAAGATCAGCAGATCACCGGGCTGGGCAATGTCTATTACAACCTGATGGAACCGGCCCTGGTCGAGACCGCACTCAAGCGCGGCGAAGGCACGCTGGGCCAAGGCGGGTCCTTTCTTGTGACCACGGGCAAGTTTACCGGTCGGTCGCCCAAGGACAAGCACGTTGTCAAAACCGACAGCGTCGCCGACACGATCTGGTGGGAAAACAACGCCGCCATGTCTCCTGAAGGTTTCGACGCGCTTTATGACGACATGATCGCGCACATGCAGGGCAAAGACTACTTCGTTCAGGATCTCGTTGGCGGTGCCGACCCGCGTCATGCAATCAATGTTCGCATGATCACGGAACTGGCATGGCACGGTCTGTTCATCCGCACCATGCTGCGCCGCCCCGATCGCACCGACCTCGACGATTTCATCGCCGATTTCACAGTCATCAACTGCCCGACCTTCCTGGCCGACCCGAAGAAACACGACTGCCGGTCGGAAACCGTCATCGCAATGAACTTTGACCGCAAGATGATTTTGATCGGCGGCACCGAATACGCGGGCGAAAACAAGAAGTCGGTGTTCACTCTGCTGAATTACCTGCTGCCGGAAAAGAACATCATGCCGATGCATTGTTCCGCCAACCACGCCACCGGAAACCCGGTGGACACGGCGGTTTTCTTTGGCCTGTCGGGCACCGGCAAAACGACCCTGTCCGCCGATCCGCAGCGCACGTTGATCGGGGACGACGAACACGGCTGGTCTGATAACGGCACCTTCAACTTCGAAGGGGGCTGCTATGCCAAGACCATCAACCTGTCGCCCGAGGCCGAGCCGGAGATCTATGCCACAACGACCAAGTTCGGCACCGTGATCGAAAACATGGTGTACGATGAAGACACCAAGGAACTGGATTTCGAGGACGACAGCCTGACCGCAAACATGCGCTGCGCCTATCCGCTGCATTATATCTCCAACGCGAGCAAGAAAGCGGTTGGCGGGCATCCCAAGAACATCATCATGCTGACCTGCGATGCCTTTGGCGTCCTGCCCCCGATCGCGCGGCTGACCCCGGCACAGGCGATGTACCACTTCCTGTCCGGCTTCACGTCCAAGGTCGCGGGCACCGAGCGCGGCGTGACCGAGCCTGAGCCGACCTTTTCCACCTGCTTCGGCGCGCCCTTCATGCCGCGTCGGCCTGAAGTCTATGGCAACCTGCTGCGCGAAAAGATCGCGCAGCACGGCGCGACTTGCTGGCTGGTCAATACCGGCTGGACCGGCGGCGCCTACGGCACCGGCAGCCGGATGCCGATCATGGCCACCCGCAATTTGCTGACCGCAGCACTTGAAGGATCGCTGGCTGACGTGAAATATCGCAAGGACCCGAACTTCGGCTTCGAAGTTCCCGTGGCCGTCGACGGTGTTCCGGACATCCTTCTGGACCCGCGCCGCACATGGGACAATCCCGAAAGCTACGACCGCCAGGCGGCCAAGCTTGTCGCCATGTTCTCCGAGAATTTCGGCCAGTACATGCCGCATATCGATGACGACGTTAAGGCTGCCGCTCTGGGCTGACGACCATAACGCCTCAGACCGAAATAAGAACGCCCCCGCATTCTCTGCGGGGGCGTTTTTCATTTGGGGCGGGACACATCACATCCTGCCCCAAGGCAACAAGAACGGCCTTCGTCAGGCCACCAGTTCTTCCACCGGAATATCCAGCATGAACTTGGCATCCTCCCGGCTGAGATAAACCATGAAAGCCTCAAGCAGCTGTTCGCGCCCGTGGATGGCCCACTTCAGCGCCCCCGGCTCGGTGTGCATATATCCCACACGCTCGGAAAACCCCTTGAAGGCGACGGCGCGCAGCATGAAACCAAAGATCCAATCTGGGTCCCAGCGGTTGACCGCCTCCAGCAGGCCGGCGCGTGTCAGTACGCTGGACAGCCCCGTACCGCGGTAAAGCCCGTCGTCGGGCGCCATCCAGACCTCGCCGTGGTAAACGGCTTCGCCCCTGATCCGATGCGCGCCGGGAGAGGCGCGGTACCGCGACCGGCCCAGATCGACGCCCGGAATTGGCGGTGGGAAATTCTGATAATTGCGCATCAAGTAGGAACTCAGCGCGATGTCGTTCAGGCCGATGGTCTTGAACGCCTGAGTGTGAATCAGCTCGCCAAACTGGTTGCGACCGATCAGCCAAAAGCCATTCTCGGCGTTCAAATCATGGAGCTCTGGATTGAACGGATCTCCCAGCTTTTGCGCGGGACGCTCTTGTTCGATCACCGTCCGGTAGATGTCGAAGTCGCTGCCCACCGAGATCTCGATCTTGTGCGCATCGAGAATACTACCGCTGGTCGCAATGAAGGGCGCAGCATTGCTTGGAAATTGTATAGTCATGTCTTCCGGTCTCCTTGGCCACCTGAGTGCAGAATACGCCAAAAAGTAGAAAAACACCCGCGAATTTAGTCGAATTTGTCAAAATTGTGGCCACGGCACGTTCAAGTCATGGTTTCCTCCTCAAATCTTGCCTCATTTTTGCCGAAATCTGGAGCCTTCAGCTCGGCCAGACCGGCCAGTTTTTCGGGCTCAAGATCCCGGATCGAAACCGTCCGGCTTGGGACAACCAAGGTCAGGACAGCGGGCGATCCGTCGGGAAAAAATCCAGCCATCATAAGGCGTTGGTAGGCCATCGGCTGCCACCCCGACCCATCGGGAAGGGGCATTCGCGTGAACACATGGTCAAGCCTGGCCAATTGGGTTGCTTGCACGTCAAAGAAGGCCTGGTTCAGCATGTGCCCAAATTCTTCGCCTGCAGGTAGCGTCGCGATAGGCCGACCGATGCTCGACCGTGCATAATCCAGGCCAAACCACTCCACATAGGCCGAACGCTCACCGAACTCCACGCAGATCCACTCGGCCCCTGATTCGCGGTAAACGAGAAGATACGGCCGAACATGGGCGAGATTTGGACTTTCGATCTGGCCCGACGACAGGGCCCAGGCGCGAAATGACTCCCGCAGCAACAGCGAGGTTTCCTCCCAGATCAGACCGATTGGTTTTTGCTCTTGATAGAAATCCCACTCTCCGACGTGGGCTTTGAGGAACTGGAGATTGCCATGCGCCAAAGACGCGCCCCGTAACCAGGTCTTGCCGCGGGCAAGAATATCTTTCGCCCCTGCAAGGCTGGCTGCGCCTTTTTCTGTCAGTTTGTAGCGGCGTTCATCCACGGTAAAGAGCGGGCCGCCCAACTCGGCTTCCAGCGTTGCAATATGCCGACGTAAAGTCTGCCGGGTCGAACCCAGCTCTTTCACGGCATGGCTCAGGTTGAGTGTTCGGGCCAGGGTTTCAAATGACCGCACCATCTCGAACAGCAGCGCGGGCGGCGGTGCTTCGACCTCGCTCTCAGACTGTTCAATGGTGCTCATTGGGACATTCATGAACCGAAATCGTAAACTAATCACCCATTAACGCAACATTTATCACCCACTGAAAGTAAAAATTTAAACGGAAAATGATAGAAACTACTCAATTGAACGGAATCTGGATTCTCGCGATTAAAGTGTATGTTCAACCAGAGGTTCCAAATTATGACCCATCCCGTAGATATTCATGTCGGAAAAAAATTGAAACAGATCCGCACTTTGCGCCGCCTGTCCCAAACAGACGTGGCCCGCCAACTCAACCTGTCCTTTCAACAAATTCAGAAATATGAAATCGGATCGAACCGAGTTGCCGCCAGCCGCCTTTTCGAATTGGCACAGATTCTTGATGTTCCCCCCTCGTACTTCTTCGACGGGCTTCACGACAATTCCAATGCGGCGCCCCAGGGCGACCCCGGCATGGAAATTGTCTCCGCTCTTGCCGCCATCAAGGATGACGCGGTCAAGACCCGGATCGTCACCTTTATCGAAGACATCGCCGGCGTCACAGTCGC is a window from the Sulfitobacter sp. THAF37 genome containing:
- a CDS encoding phosphoenolpyruvate carboxykinase codes for the protein MTFGRVNPQFRLEDQQITGLGNVYYNLMEPALVETALKRGEGTLGQGGSFLVTTGKFTGRSPKDKHVVKTDSVADTIWWENNAAMSPEGFDALYDDMIAHMQGKDYFVQDLVGGADPRHAINVRMITELAWHGLFIRTMLRRPDRTDLDDFIADFTVINCPTFLADPKKHDCRSETVIAMNFDRKMILIGGTEYAGENKKSVFTLLNYLLPEKNIMPMHCSANHATGNPVDTAVFFGLSGTGKTTLSADPQRTLIGDDEHGWSDNGTFNFEGGCYAKTINLSPEAEPEIYATTTKFGTVIENMVYDEDTKELDFEDDSLTANMRCAYPLHYISNASKKAVGGHPKNIIMLTCDAFGVLPPIARLTPAQAMYHFLSGFTSKVAGTERGVTEPEPTFSTCFGAPFMPRRPEVYGNLLREKIAQHGATCWLVNTGWTGGAYGTGSRMPIMATRNLLTAALEGSLADVKYRKDPNFGFEVPVAVDGVPDILLDPRRTWDNPESYDRQAAKLVAMFSENFGQYMPHIDDDVKAAALG
- a CDS encoding LysR family transcriptional regulator: MSTIEQSESEVEAPPPALLFEMVRSFETLARTLNLSHAVKELGSTRQTLRRHIATLEAELGGPLFTVDERRYKLTEKGAASLAGAKDILARGKTWLRGASLAHGNLQFLKAHVGEWDFYQEQKPIGLIWEETSLLLRESFRAWALSSGQIESPNLAHVRPYLLVYRESGAEWICVEFGERSAYVEWFGLDYARSSIGRPIATLPAGEEFGHMLNQAFFDVQATQLARLDHVFTRMPLPDGSGWQPMAYQRLMMAGFFPDGSPAVLTLVVPSRTVSIRDLEPEKLAGLAELKAPDFGKNEARFEEETMT
- a CDS encoding response regulator transcription factor, which produces MSKIALVDDDRNILTSVSMTLEAEGFEVETYNDGQAALDAFNKKLPDMAVLDIKMPRMDGMDLLQRLRQKTAMPIIFLTSKDDEIDEVLGLRMGADDYVKKPFSQRLLVERIRALLRRQDAVETGEVGDTEETKVMERGDLRMDPLRHAVSWKGKEVSLTVTEFLLLQALAQRPGFVKSRDQLMDVAYDDQVYVDDRTIDSHIKRLRKKMRSADSEFSAIETLYGIGYRYNEE
- a CDS encoding helix-turn-helix domain-containing protein, whose product is MTHPVDIHVGKKLKQIRTLRRLSQTDVARQLNLSFQQIQKYEIGSNRVAASRLFELAQILDVPPSYFFDGLHDNSNAAPQGDPGMEIVSALAAIKDDAVKTRIVTFIEDIAGVTVARQG
- a CDS encoding sensor histidine kinase, which gives rise to MRDTSTSSRDGDIVLGDDWIAPDNESPDEMRSRRERRSLFSLRSSPLTRKIITFNLIALNVLVAGILYLNSSRDSLAVQRASALVSESELIADVFEAQLPANAPVNMATGDGVDVAGTLAALDLRSGVDVYVYDAAETLVSQVEGAMIPVVGAEGIDDRTVLTDALSWLWAKLSAPFGGAEEADVPIEDRLKVMIPAVAESGTRIEKELDADGGTLFTVMTPILQNGQAVGFVAIASAAGEIDRLVRGERERVLQMFVIATVVSIGLSLVLASTIANPLADLSAAAELGRDKNARKMNPGRIRIPDLTARPDEIGRLSGALRGMVSALYNRIDGNEQFAADVAHEIKNPLASLRSAVGTLRMVKREDQREKLLDVIDHDVRRLDRLVSDISNASRLDSELVKEEEEQFNLLNMIGNLNQYLGEEAKAKGIDFITDLPPDPILVHGLEARLAQVFVNLITNAISFCEDGDAIRVWARKRENRVLVVVEDTGPGIPEQALSKIFTRFYSQRPEEHFGNNSGLGLAISKQIVEAHGGVIWAENIRPTEADITSDPLGARFVVGLPT